The Gloeomargarita lithophora Alchichica-D10 genomic sequence CACTGCCATCATCCATGCAATTGAGACGTTCCTGCAACTGCTGGGCCAATTCCCGCGCCAATTGCTGTCGAATCAAGGGATGAAATCGCCCGCACCGCTGGACATAATCCCGCAGGATCACCAACTCATCCGGGGCAAGATGCGCCGCTACTGGTACCAAATCCTCACCCATTTCCTCCACCGCTTCCGGCAATTGTATCCGTTGGTTTTGGGTTACTGCTTCCTGAATTACGAGAGTTCCGGCCACAAAATCCCCGATACGTTTTTCCCGTTTCCCAAAAATCACAAAATAGGCACCAATTAGAAATAAATCATCTACAATTCGCAGTAACGTCCGCAAGGTCGCCTCTTGCAAACCTACCGGGCGGCCATCTTCCCGAATTACCCGAATATGCGCCAATTTTTTCCCCGGCGTTTGCCCCTGCCACAGGGTTTCAAACCATACGAAATACCCCGTATAGATCAAAAATGCCCCCAAAAAACCCAGGGCGGCCAACCACAGCAATGCCCCACTTATATCCCCATTTTCATCGGCAAAATTATCTAAAAATTCACTCACCACAATTGCGTAGATCAAAATCGCTTCCAGCACCAAAGCCAACCCCAAACAGAGATAATCCACCGCCAAGGCATAGGCGCGATTGCCTGGTCCGGCCAACAGCAACTCCAGTTCCGTATGTTCGGGCGTAGCGATCTTGAGACTGCGCCAAAAGGGGTGGGTCATGGGTCAAGGGAGGGTAATACTAAACCCCAGCCTTCCCGTTGGCATTGGGATTCATAATATAAAGCCCCCAAAACCGCCTGCCAAAAGGGCGCAAACACCGCCCCGACCAAAAAAGCGGGGATTAAAAAGGCAAATACCATCGGCACTAAAAAGCCAATTCCCGCCACCGCCGGTTCACCAACAATTGCCGCCAAAATTACACTAACGATCCCGCCAATTAAGGTGGCAAACACCAGCAACATCATCTGCACCATATTCATCACCATTTGCACCGGCAATTGGAACGGCAGTAGCAATAAACCGCCAATCAAAACCACCAATTGAATCTTCACCACCGCCCCCTGGGTAAGATGCCAACTGCGGGGCAAACTCCGCAACGGCCCCACCCCCGGTTCCAGCACCAGCGGTAGCGGGTACAACAGCCAGCGAAACACCAACCACGTCCAAGCCACCAGTGCCCCCACCGCCACCACCCCTGCCCAAAGGACAAACCCCAGCCCAATCCAGGGATTTTCCCAGGCTTCCAAGCCTTCCAACCGCAGTGCCAAGGGCACCGTTAATAAAAGCCCCGCCCCCCCGATGACCACCAATGCCCCGGCGGAAACCAGCCCGTAGAGCATCCCCGCCCCCAACAAACCCCACATTTTTCCTTGGGCAACCGTTACCGCCTGGAGCGGGCTTTCCGTCACCCCCCGCAGTTGTTGCACCACCAACCGGGACAAAGCCCCCATCAGGGCACTATATTTCGCCCAACCATACACGGGCACTAAAGCCCAGGCGTAGGCTTGTAATGACAACCATAGGTATCGCCAAAAATGCCTACCATACACCTGCAAACTAAACGTCAGGATATTACCAACATTGAGCGATGGGGAACCGGCCTGGAGCATGATGATTTTGTCCAGATTACTGCCATAGTCTATTATTATCTATATTCAATAGGAACTCTGGGGCTTTTCTGCCCGTCTGCCCACATATTGTTCTCCGCATCGCACCTATGTTGCGCCCCCATTGGTTCTGGTTATTGTTGCCCACCGTCCTCTGGTCTCTGCCCGCCCAAGCCCAAGAATCTTTTGGGGCAATTGCCCTGGGAAAAAATAGCAGTCGCTTCGGCTACAGCTACGACTGGAAAAATTCATCCCAAGCCACCCAGCGGGCACTCCGGGAATGCGGTAGCCCCGATTGCCAGGTGGTTTTAACCTTTAATAATGGCTGCGGAGCCGTGGCGGAAAGTGCCAACCGTACCGGTGTTGGTACCGGCAAAACCCGTAATTTGGCCGAACAAGCCGCCCTAAAACTCTGCAATGAACCCGGCTGTAAGGTCACCGTCTGGGCGTGCAATTCCCGATGAGTTCGGCTGACCGGATCATCGTCGCTTTGGATGTACCAGATGGGGATACGGCCTTGCGGTGGGTGGAACGACTGCCCGAAGTGCGCTGGTGGAAGGTGGGGTTGGAATTGTTCACCGCCGCTGGGCCAGGGATAATCAACCAACTCAAACAACGGCAAAAATCGGTTTTTTTAGACCTGAAATACCACGATATTCCCCAGACGGTGGCACGGGCTTGTCAGGTGGCCTTGGATTATGGGGTGGATTTTTTAACCCTGCACGCCACCGCCGGTTCCCTCGCTTTGACCCAAGCCCAAACCACGGTTGCCCCCAGTTCCTTAAAGTTATTGGCCGTTACCCTTTTGACCAGCATTGACCCGGAGCAATTTAGCCAGGAATTTGCCAGCAATTTGGGGCTGGATGATTATGTCCTCCACTGGGCACGGCTGGCGCAACGGGCGGGGTTGGCGGGGGTGATTTGTGCGCCCCAGGAAGTTGCGG encodes the following:
- a CDS encoding RDD family protein; translated protein: MTHPFWRSLKIATPEHTELELLLAGPGNRAYALAVDYLCLGLALVLEAILIYAIVVSEFLDNFADENGDISGALLWLAALGFLGAFLIYTGYFVWFETLWQGQTPGKKLAHIRVIREDGRPVGLQEATLRTLLRIVDDLFLIGAYFVIFGKREKRIGDFVAGTLVIQEAVTQNQRIQLPEAVEEMGEDLVPVAAHLAPDELVILRDYVQRCGRFHPLIRQQLARELAQQLQERLNCMDDGSDPDMWLHALYWAYQQQSVF
- the pyrF gene encoding orotidine-5'-phosphate decarboxylase, giving the protein MSSADRIIVALDVPDGDTALRWVERLPEVRWWKVGLELFTAAGPGIINQLKQRQKSVFLDLKYHDIPQTVARACQVALDYGVDFLTLHATAGSLALTQAQTTVAPSSLKLLAVTLLTSIDPEQFSQEFASNLGLDDYVLHWARLAQRAGLAGVICAPQEVAVLKQTLGADFLCVCPGIRWQATPDDQQRPCPPQAALAAGADYLVIGRPILQAPHPEQVWQELMELHP
- a CDS encoding DUF4189 domain-containing protein: MLRPHWFWLLLPTVLWSLPAQAQESFGAIALGKNSSRFGYSYDWKNSSQATQRALRECGSPDCQVVLTFNNGCGAVAESANRTGVGTGKTRNLAEQAALKLCNEPGCKVTVWACNSR